DNA from Spirochaetales bacterium:
AGGGGAAAGGGGTGGGTAAACGTATCGTGAAAGAACTGCTTTCGAACGCCCGCCGGATGCAAGTCCCGGAGGTCATTACCCTCACCTATAAGCCCGGATTTTTTAAAAAGATCGGTTTCAGCCCGGCAGACAAGGACAGGTACCCGCGAAAAATCTGGGGGGAATGCCTTGAATGTCCGAAACTCGAACAGTGTGACGAGACAATGCTCCATATCATGATGAATGAGGAAATCGATATCGGGTGAAAATGCCGCATCCAAAGAAATAGCCCCAATAACAGTTACCCTGTTCGGCCCGCAGGGTTATTCGATTTCTGCCGAAAACCGTATACCGTGACCCGGACCTGTATCGTGACCATGAAGGGCGGGAGGATACATGCTTGTTGACAAACAGGCTGTTCTGTGCAATAATGTGCTGTACGATGTGCTTCCGGAAAGTGGGGTAATTCGGTAATCGGTCCATAACCCGCTGATAAAACGGTATTCTTTTACGACACGATACATACATTCAGGCTTGAAAATGATTAATATCGAAGAGTATGTTCCACTGAAAGACGAACTGAATCTGCTATATAAACAACACGGAAAATATAAAACAGGGAAAGGGAATACCGGGGAAAGTGGTTTTCCAGAGAAAATCAGCTTTCCAATGGAAAGCCCGCATATTCCCGCCCGTGACGAACAGGCATCTCCATTACTTCCCGCATATATTATTTCAAATGCACTATCGATTCCCCTTGATATTTATCGCACATGTATCCTGGTCCTCAAGGGTATGTGGGAAACCTCACATGAGAAAACCAAGTCGGGAAACGGGAACAGGCCGTTAAGCCGTGAGGATACAGACGGCGAAAAGGAACACCAGGGTATACGCTTCAAGCCGGACGTAAGCGGTTTATACCCCCTCATCCGCGAGGCTTCCCTGGAACTTATCCGAAATTCCGCTACACTTGAAGAGAGTGAAAAGTGTCAGTTCGGCGATTTTGATGAAAAATCACTGCATCACCTCCTTCAGGAAATGCTCCTTACAAAAATCTATTTTTTTTCCATCAATTCGAAAGAAGTTGAAGATTTTATCAGGAAAAAAAAAGACGAATACGAACTCCTGAAGCAGGCGCCGGAGAAACTCAAACAGGAGTACTGGCTTGCGCGGTGTGTCTGGGTTGAACTGCAGGAGGAACTTTCCGAACTGCTTATGCTGCTGGAATCCGCACGCCTTAAAAATGCCTATATTGTCCGGGAGTTTCTGCATGTGTTCGGGGAGTGTTATATCTCACTGAAAGAGCAGATCATACGGGTTCTTTCCCTCAAACGCCGTCTTCTGCTCAAGGAAACCCACCCCGGGTGGTCCATACACGATATCGATGAGAAGGTGAAAAAACTCGGAGACGAAGAGGAAGCGGAAATGGAGAAACTCAAATTCAACGCGAAAATGGCGTGTTTTGTTCATGAAGTCAAACCGGGTAAACCCATCAATGACCAGACACTCAATGAATACAAAAAAAAGGTAAAAACGGTACTTCGCCAGATTTATTTTATCCTTCATCCACACAGACTGATGCATCACCCGCAGTTTCAAACGCTGACGGAAAAACAGCGTAATCACCTGATGAAACTCTGGGACAGGGTAATGGAAATCAGACAGCACGAACTGCGCTATCCTGAAGGCACGGTCGGTCATTATATGCATTCACTCGAAAAACTCCTTTCGCTGCGCGACAAGGCGGATAAAATTCTCTCGCATTCCGGTCTCCGCGTTAACGTGAACTATATCATTGCCGGAGACACCATCGAAGAACGTATCGCGTGGCTTGAAAACGAGATCAAACAGCTTGAAAAGGATATTCAATATACACGCGATGAAATCATGGCTTTTCAAAACAATAAGGACATTCTGGAGAAAAAAGCGGCACTCTCATGCCCGGCGCGACACGAACAGGTGAAAGTGGAGATGCATAAACGTGCGGTCGAGTTGAAAAGCGAAGCCGAGGAACTCGAATCGACATACCGGCTGTTGTTTGAGAAAAATTGATTCTTTTATGGCCCCGCATTCGTTTAATCCGCCGTGGCCGGTTTTTTTAAAAGCGCAGGAACGCGCCGCAGGGAAAAAGGAATGAATACCCCGAATAATAAAAAGGATAACGGGAAGGACCTCGCCCTATCACGGGAAACACGAATCAGCCTTCTCGATGAACAGCAACAAATCTTTTCGTTATGCAATATCAAGGCGAGAAACACCATGCACCGGGTGGGGGGACATTCCGACTGGATACGGGATATCGCATTCACATACGACAACGAAAGAATAGTGTCCGGAAGTGATGATTGTACCGCCCGGCTTTGGGACACAAAAACGGGCACCTCATTAATGGTGTACCGGGGCCATACCGATACCGTACGAGCGGTCGCAATTCATCCCGATAACACAATATTGGCGACAGGGAGTTGGGATACGACAATTCGCCTATGGATGCTTGAAACGGGGAAATGTATCAAGATTTTGAAAGGGCATACAGCCCGAATACGGTCGATCCTTTTCAGTCCCGACGGGAACTATCTTTTTTCGGGAAGCGAGGATAATTCGATTAGAAAGTGGTTGGTCGCCGATGGTGAATGTGCCGGCGTATTTCTCGGCCATAAGAAGGCCGTACGGACAATTATATCATCAGGCTGCGGTAACTATATATTTTCCGGGGGCGAAGATTCCCTCATCCTGCAATGGGATACCTCAAACGGCGAATGTCTCTGTGAAATAAAGGGACATCAAGGGGAGGTATTCACGCTTTGTCTTTCATCGGATAACTCATTGTTATTCTCCGGCGGACGGGATCGAATAATCAGGATTTGGGATTGTGCGAGTCGAACATGCAGGAAAAAATTGAGGGGCCATAAAAACTGGGTAATGTCCTTGTGCCTTCATCCCGATGGGAAAAGGCTTTTAAGCGGCGATCTTGACGGGGTTGTAAAAATATGGGATATCGGTGAAGGGACCACCTCGTTTACCTATGGCGGACCGACATGGGGGGTCAACGGAGTACGGTTTTTA
Protein-coding regions in this window:
- a CDS encoding N-acetyltransferase, yielding MINIRKPTVGDVETIFNLTSRMAGKGLMLHRSKYKIITMLQNFLVAEDEETGKVIGCGAFILLWTDLGEVVALAIEEEYQGKGVGKRIVKELLSNARRMQVPEVITLTYKPGFFKKIGFSPADKDRYPRKIWGECLECPKLEQCDETMLHIMMNEEIDIG